In a genomic window of Spirosoma agri:
- the ribD gene encoding bifunctional diaminohydroxyphosphoribosylaminopyrimidine deaminase/5-amino-6-(5-phosphoribosylamino)uracil reductase RibD yields the protein MEQFMRRALELATLGRGHVSPNPLVGCVIEHDGRIIGEGWHQRYGEAHAERNAILSVKPEDEYRLPDSTAYVTLEPCSHYGKQPPCADLLIEKRVKRVVCCNDDPNPLVGGQGFAKLHNAGILVETGMLANVGRELNARFFTFFEQQRPYIILKWAETADGFIAGAGGKPVKISGELSHRLVHRWRSEEDAIMVGTNTARTDNPRLNVRLVPGRNPTRIVIDKQLQLAADLNLFDNTQPTIAYNLLKSETVDQTIYAQLDPDKPLLPQLLADLYERRIQSVLVEGGTTLLQSFMEAGRWDELRVFRSQTVLGEGIPAPRVRGTLVSRQRVGNDELTLYKP from the coding sequence ATGGAACAATTTATGCGTCGTGCCCTCGAATTAGCCACGCTTGGCCGGGGTCATGTGAGCCCAAATCCACTGGTTGGCTGTGTTATTGAGCACGATGGTCGAATCATTGGCGAAGGCTGGCACCAGCGTTATGGCGAGGCCCATGCCGAACGCAACGCTATTTTATCGGTAAAGCCCGAAGACGAGTATCGTTTACCCGACAGTACTGCCTACGTAACGCTCGAACCCTGTTCGCATTATGGAAAACAGCCGCCCTGTGCGGATTTGCTCATCGAAAAGCGGGTAAAACGCGTCGTCTGCTGCAACGACGATCCCAATCCGTTGGTAGGCGGACAGGGGTTCGCCAAATTACACAATGCCGGTATCCTGGTCGAAACCGGAATGCTGGCTAACGTGGGCCGGGAATTGAATGCTCGGTTTTTTACTTTCTTTGAGCAGCAGCGTCCGTATATCATTTTGAAATGGGCAGAAACCGCCGACGGATTTATTGCCGGAGCGGGCGGGAAACCCGTCAAGATCAGCGGTGAGCTGTCGCATCGGCTGGTGCATCGGTGGCGATCGGAAGAAGATGCGATCATGGTCGGTACCAACACGGCCCGTACCGATAATCCCCGGCTCAATGTCCGCCTTGTACCGGGCCGTAATCCAACGCGTATCGTCATTGACAAACAGCTCCAGTTGGCGGCAGATCTGAATTTGTTCGATAATACGCAACCGACGATAGCCTACAATTTGCTAAAAAGCGAAACGGTTGATCAGACGATCTATGCGCAGCTTGACCCCGATAAGCCACTATTACCGCAACTACTCGCTGATCTGTACGAACGGCGCATTCAGTCGGTACTGGTTGAGGGAGGGACCACGTTACTGCAATCGTTCATGGAGGCTGGACGCTGGGACGAACTGCGCGTATTCCGGAGTCAGACCGTACTTGGTGAAGGCATACCGGCACCTAGAGTACGAGGCACCCTTGTGAGCCGACAACGAGTGGGAAACGATGAACTGACGCTGTACAAGCCTTGA
- a CDS encoding TonB-dependent receptor — protein sequence MKRKLRRSTTLPMLIVMLVLTALCPMDAWAQARKITGKISTSVGSEALQGVNVLVKGNSRKGAISDSQGLFSLEATPNDVLVVSFIGFKSKEIKVGNETSFTIALDEDATQLTELIVTGTRNVGRTLIESPVPVDVISIKDIMGSLPQMDLAQMLAVVAPSFNAVRSQGGDLNSHVDPVQLRNMAPNQILVLVNGKRRHTSALLITETAVGSPSTTVDLMTIPVAAIDRVEILRDGAAAQYGSDAVAGVVNIILKKGTNKLTGSLTGGGYANTGGQAGDLTKSGKPDGFNYQFDANYGFKINEKGYFNISGQITQRRPTLRPFVNDWGFFDKTYLNNLRTDKNGNPVITNPELISAQAAGNTSQITALTTESGLMAARGLTKADFAVYAGMPAITLGSTFYNAGYEINPTTTIYSFGGASYKYLEGFSCYFRRPSQTDRFNYLLYPNGFRPQMTSNTSDISNTVGIKSKVGDFSVDFSNTFGKNTMRLGMVNTFNASLGSNSPVNMNLGTHQFSQNSTNIDLSRYFKGVMNGLNIAFGAEMRVENYKIIKGQEESYSYGNAGILTVVKDGLLVGPDGKPLEDASSTPIVDANGKPLSVYAGQQVTVKSLSSNCQCFAGFGPKNERNEFRTTMAAYLDAELELTRKFLLAGAFRLENYSDFGGVTIGKLAGRYSLSKTLSIRGSIATGFRAPSLQELNYTHTATAFVPDANGIPQPLDVTTYPTNSTAARVLGIKGLRQEQSRTYGFGLTYQPMQGFEVTLDAYQIDVDNRIFRTSYFNASEVGNNYGEVIGDGEAQFFVNGADVRSKGLEAVGNYTLNLRRGQSVTFSLAAIFSKNTVLNRKTLNLNVENLTPDQVVGKYLSRDVVGQFETGTPRTKLIGSVVYRVNKFNAMLRGTYYGSVTERSVSSDNDGNFYDQTFSGQAIFDLSLGYDLNRNMKVSIGGSNILDKYPQILRSENQGFYLYSNNQQGSNGAYYYGRVSFNF from the coding sequence ATGAAAAGAAAACTACGTAGATCTACCACCCTGCCAATGCTGATCGTCATGCTCGTCCTGACTGCTCTATGCCCTATGGACGCCTGGGCACAGGCCAGGAAGATCACCGGAAAAATCAGTACCAGTGTTGGCTCCGAAGCCCTGCAAGGCGTCAATGTCCTGGTAAAGGGTAACTCAAGAAAAGGGGCAATCAGCGATAGTCAGGGGCTGTTCTCCCTGGAAGCGACGCCCAATGATGTTCTTGTTGTCAGTTTCATCGGTTTCAAATCGAAAGAAATAAAAGTCGGAAACGAGACCAGTTTTACGATCGCCCTGGACGAAGATGCAACCCAACTGACGGAACTGATCGTGACAGGAACGCGTAATGTCGGACGTACCCTCATCGAATCGCCAGTGCCGGTAGATGTCATTTCGATCAAGGATATTATGGGTTCTTTACCCCAGATGGATCTGGCCCAAATGCTGGCCGTCGTTGCGCCCAGCTTCAACGCCGTCCGGTCGCAGGGGGGCGATCTCAATTCGCACGTCGATCCGGTTCAGCTCCGAAACATGGCTCCGAATCAGATCCTCGTGCTTGTCAATGGAAAGCGACGCCATACCTCGGCCTTACTCATCACCGAAACAGCCGTAGGGAGCCCGTCTACCACTGTCGATTTGATGACCATTCCTGTAGCGGCCATTGATCGGGTCGAAATTCTGCGGGATGGGGCCGCTGCGCAGTACGGCTCCGATGCCGTGGCGGGTGTGGTGAACATCATCCTCAAAAAAGGAACGAATAAACTGACCGGTAGCCTGACCGGTGGCGGTTATGCGAACACAGGTGGCCAGGCGGGTGATCTGACTAAATCGGGCAAACCCGACGGTTTCAACTATCAGTTCGATGCAAACTACGGCTTCAAGATCAACGAGAAAGGCTATTTCAATATTTCCGGCCAGATCACGCAACGCAGACCGACCTTGCGTCCGTTCGTCAATGACTGGGGCTTCTTTGATAAGACTTATCTGAACAACCTCCGAACCGACAAAAACGGCAATCCCGTTATTACGAATCCCGAATTGATTAGTGCGCAGGCTGCCGGAAACACGTCGCAGATTACCGCGCTGACCACCGAAAGCGGACTAATGGCCGCCCGTGGGTTGACAAAAGCCGATTTCGCCGTGTACGCCGGGATGCCTGCCATTACGCTGGGCAGCACGTTTTACAACGCGGGTTATGAGATCAATCCCACAACAACGATCTACAGTTTCGGCGGGGCATCGTACAAATATCTGGAAGGGTTCTCCTGCTATTTCCGGCGACCCTCGCAGACCGATCGCTTCAACTATCTGCTATATCCCAACGGATTCAGACCGCAAATGACGTCGAACACATCGGATATTTCGAATACCGTTGGCATCAAAAGTAAGGTAGGCGACTTTAGCGTTGACTTCAGCAACACGTTTGGAAAAAATACGATGCGGCTGGGTATGGTGAATACCTTTAACGCGTCGCTAGGCTCCAACTCGCCGGTCAATATGAATCTGGGAACGCACCAGTTTTCGCAGAACTCGACCAATATTGACCTCTCCCGCTATTTCAAAGGGGTAATGAACGGCTTAAATATCGCGTTTGGCGCAGAAATGCGGGTTGAGAACTACAAGATTATCAAAGGCCAGGAGGAAAGTTATTCGTACGGAAACGCGGGCATACTGACAGTCGTGAAAGACGGATTGCTCGTTGGGCCAGATGGCAAACCGCTGGAAGATGCCAGCAGCACACCAATTGTCGATGCCAACGGAAAGCCGTTGTCAGTATACGCTGGCCAACAGGTAACGGTAAAGTCACTATCATCCAATTGCCAGTGCTTTGCCGGTTTTGGCCCCAAGAACGAACGGAATGAATTCAGAACGACAATGGCCGCTTACCTGGACGCCGAACTGGAACTCACCCGGAAGTTTTTACTGGCCGGTGCCTTTCGGCTGGAAAACTACTCGGATTTTGGTGGGGTAACGATCGGAAAACTGGCCGGTCGCTATTCGCTGTCGAAAACGCTGTCCATTCGCGGATCGATTGCCACCGGCTTCCGGGCTCCGTCGCTTCAGGAGTTGAACTACACCCACACGGCCACGGCTTTCGTACCGGATGCCAATGGCATTCCGCAACCCCTCGACGTGACCACCTACCCGACCAACAGCACAGCGGCCCGCGTGTTGGGCATCAAGGGGCTGAGACAGGAACAATCGCGTACTTACGGTTTTGGCTTGACCTATCAGCCAATGCAAGGGTTTGAGGTGACGTTGGATGCGTACCAGATCGATGTCGACAACCGTATTTTCAGAACCAGTTATTTTAACGCGAGTGAGGTTGGCAATAATTATGGCGAAGTGATTGGCGATGGCGAAGCACAGTTTTTCGTCAACGGGGCCGATGTACGCTCAAAGGGTCTTGAAGCTGTTGGAAACTACACCCTCAATCTACGGAGAGGGCAGAGCGTCACGTTCAGCCTGGCGGCTATCTTCAGTAAGAACACGGTCCTCAACCGGAAAACCCTGAACCTGAACGTCGAGAACCTTACGCCGGACCAGGTTGTGGGTAAATACCTCAGTCGTGATGTGGTCGGTCAGTTTGAAACGGGAACGCCCCGAACCAAGCTGATCGGTTCGGTGGTCTATCGGGTTAATAAATTCAACGCGATGCTGCGCGGCACCTATTATGGGTCGGTCACCGAGCGTTCGGTCTCCTCCGATAATGACGGCAATTTCTACGATCAGACCTTTTCGGGGCAGGCAATTTTTGACCTGAGCCTCGGTTACGACCTGAATCGCAATATGAAAGTATCGATCGGAGGCAGCAATATTCTGGATAAGTACCCGCAGATACTCCGGTCCGAAAATCAGGGTTTCTACCTTTATTCGAACAATCAGCAGGGTTCCAACGGTGCGTATTACTATGGCCGTGTGTCGTTTAACTTTTAA
- the nagA gene encoding N-acetylglucosamine-6-phosphate deacetylase, translated as MQAITFQNATVFTGESFLSGASVRVVNGQIKEVSETALTVGADESAPIDLDGDYLIPGLIDLQLYGGSNLFLNDIPTPETVRHIYQTHASNGTTTLLPTIHSTSLDIMQQAMAAVQTVRAEIPYGVPGIHLEGPYFNPIKRGAHSAAFVRTPAEGELEALFSTNADAIQILTLAPEILTPEQLATIHRLKHPNTLLSLGHSNATYQQAMAAFGNGFPLATHLYNAMRGFESREPGIVGAIFDHPAVRASIIADGYHCDPAAIRIAYRQLNQSNGPERLFLISDALFANPPRPDFSLGEFVVHFEPDTNGPGRYVNNEGKLAGSALTLIDCVRVAVEQAGIPLTNALRMASLIPAKIIGMGSQLGKIQPDYVANLVRLDKSLTVQGVWLSGEAYQ; from the coding sequence ATGCAGGCAATCACATTCCAGAACGCCACCGTTTTTACTGGCGAATCGTTTCTTTCAGGCGCATCTGTTCGCGTCGTCAATGGGCAAATTAAAGAAGTTTCAGAGACAGCCCTTACCGTAGGGGCAGACGAATCAGCGCCCATCGACCTCGATGGTGACTACCTGATTCCGGGACTGATCGATTTACAGTTGTATGGCGGCTCGAATCTGTTCCTGAATGATATACCGACGCCCGAAACGGTTCGGCACATTTACCAGACACACGCCAGTAACGGCACGACCACCCTGCTGCCAACGATCCATTCGACCTCGCTCGATATCATGCAACAGGCGATGGCCGCCGTCCAGACAGTTCGGGCGGAAATACCCTACGGCGTGCCGGGCATTCACCTCGAAGGGCCTTATTTCAACCCGATCAAGCGCGGGGCTCATAGCGCGGCTTTCGTTCGTACACCAGCCGAAGGTGAACTGGAAGCGTTATTCAGCACCAACGCCGACGCGATCCAGATTCTGACGCTCGCGCCCGAAATTCTGACGCCCGAGCAGTTAGCTACGATTCATCGGCTGAAACACCCCAATACCCTACTTTCACTGGGACACAGCAACGCGACTTACCAACAGGCGATGGCGGCTTTCGGGAACGGCTTTCCGCTGGCAACCCACCTCTATAACGCCATGCGGGGTTTCGAAAGCCGCGAACCGGGTATTGTCGGGGCTATTTTTGACCATCCCGCCGTCAGGGCCAGTATTATTGCCGATGGGTATCACTGCGATCCGGCCGCCATCCGCATCGCTTACCGACAACTGAATCAAAGCAATGGACCGGAACGACTTTTTCTGATTTCGGATGCGTTATTTGCCAATCCGCCCCGTCCCGATTTCTCGCTGGGTGAATTTGTTGTCCATTTTGAACCCGACACCAACGGACCAGGTCGCTATGTAAATAACGAAGGAAAGCTCGCGGGTTCGGCCCTCACGCTGATTGACTGTGTCCGGGTCGCTGTTGAACAGGCGGGAATTCCACTAACGAACGCCCTGCGAATGGCTTCGCTTATACCGGCTAAGATTATTGGCATGGGCAGTCAATTGGGGAAAATACAACCGGATTACGTAGCGAATCTAGTGCGACTGGATAAATCGCTCACGGTGCAAGGCGTCTGGCTATCTGGCGAAGCGTATCAATAA
- a CDS encoding putative quinol monooxygenase translates to MPLSVFAIITAKPGSEAELRTSLSTLVAQVRQEDACLLYELFESTEHPEKFIMHELWTDAAGLQAHDQMPHMIEFGKKAKNWLAGPVELIKVEK, encoded by the coding sequence ATGCCACTCAGTGTTTTTGCCATTATCACTGCAAAGCCCGGCTCCGAAGCGGAGTTACGGACAAGTTTGTCTACACTCGTTGCCCAGGTTCGGCAAGAAGATGCCTGCCTGCTTTATGAGCTCTTCGAAAGTACCGAACATCCCGAAAAGTTTATCATGCACGAGCTATGGACCGATGCCGCCGGGCTTCAGGCTCATGATCAGATGCCTCACATGATCGAGTTCGGGAAGAAGGCAAAAAACTGGCTGGCCGGTCCGGTCGAATTGATTAAAGTAGAAAAGTGA
- a CDS encoding shikimate dehydrogenase family protein yields MTRYGLIGFPLTHSFSQRYFTEKFEREGIADCRYDLFEMPDVAVSLPDLLKTPGLRGLNVTIPHKQAIFPYLDRLDSSAEKVGAVNVIRLETDGTKTGYNSDYYGFRQSLTDWLASLGRPVAGLRALVLGTGGASKAVLAALSDLGISYNVVSRTKTADTYSYDELPAVIADYQLIINCSPVGTHPRTNEAPALPYDQLTDQHLLYDLVYNPAETQFMKRGLERGAAVMNGYQMLVLQAEKAWEIWQSM; encoded by the coding sequence ATGACCCGTTACGGCCTGATCGGCTTTCCGCTTACGCACTCGTTTTCGCAACGCTACTTCACTGAAAAGTTCGAACGCGAAGGTATCGCGGATTGCCGGTACGATCTGTTTGAGATGCCTGATGTGGCGGTCTCACTGCCCGATTTGCTGAAAACGCCGGGACTGCGCGGGCTGAACGTAACGATTCCGCATAAGCAAGCCATTTTTCCGTACCTCGACCGGCTGGATTCATCAGCTGAAAAAGTTGGCGCGGTCAACGTCATCAGGCTCGAAACAGATGGTACCAAAACTGGTTACAACTCGGACTATTACGGCTTCCGGCAGTCATTGACCGACTGGCTGGCTTCTTTGGGCCGCCCGGTAGCGGGTTTGCGTGCGCTGGTTCTGGGCACGGGTGGCGCGTCAAAAGCCGTACTGGCGGCACTTTCTGATTTGGGTATTTCGTACAACGTGGTGTCGCGAACGAAAACTGCCGATACGTATTCGTATGATGAACTGCCAGCGGTAATTGCTGATTACCAACTCATTATTAACTGTTCACCCGTTGGTACGCACCCACGTACCAACGAAGCACCCGCCCTCCCCTACGATCAGCTTACAGACCAGCATCTGCTGTATGATCTGGTCTATAATCCCGCCGAGACGCAGTTTATGAAGCGCGGTTTGGAGCGTGGGGCCGCCGTCATGAATGGTTACCAGATGCTTGTGCTACAGGCCGAAAAAGCGTGGGAAATCTGGCAATCTATGTAG
- a CDS encoding DedA family protein: MELIKSLLDFLLHLDRYLDAWANDYGVLLYAILFLIVFTETGLIVMPLLPGDSLLFAAGALAARPTNDLSVWVIIPLLIVAALMGDNVNYFVGKFLGTKIKSRERILFFKREYITETEKFYEKYGGRTVIIARFIPIVRTIAPFVAGAGSMSYGTYLRFCIIGAVVWVTSIALLGYFFGNFPIVQRNFELVVFGIVGLSILPIIVGALKKRSSTPTV, translated from the coding sequence ATGGAACTCATCAAATCGCTGCTTGATTTTCTGCTTCATCTGGATCGTTACCTCGATGCATGGGCCAACGATTATGGCGTGTTGCTGTACGCGATTCTGTTCCTGATCGTCTTTACCGAAACAGGATTGATCGTTATGCCTTTGCTACCGGGCGACTCGCTGCTTTTTGCAGCTGGTGCCCTGGCGGCCCGCCCAACCAACGACCTGAGCGTCTGGGTCATTATACCGCTGCTCATCGTTGCGGCACTTATGGGCGACAATGTCAATTATTTCGTCGGTAAGTTCCTGGGAACGAAGATCAAGTCAAGAGAACGAATTCTGTTTTTCAAACGAGAATACATCACCGAAACCGAGAAATTTTACGAAAAATACGGTGGCCGGACGGTGATCATTGCCCGTTTCATTCCTATTGTTCGGACCATTGCGCCATTTGTAGCCGGAGCCGGTAGCATGAGCTATGGCACGTACCTTCGTTTCTGCATTATCGGAGCCGTAGTATGGGTTACCAGCATTGCTTTGCTGGGCTATTTCTTCGGCAACTTCCCGATCGTGCAACGGAACTTCGAACTGGTCGTATTCGGTATCGTTGGATTATCCATCCTGCCCATTATTGTCGGTGCTTTGAAAAAGCGGTCCAGCACGCCAACTGTCTAA
- a CDS encoding phosphosulfolactate synthase yields the protein MNYTLTQIPDRTAKPRQSGLTMVMDKGLSLREVEDFLSTSAGYSDIIKLGWATSFVTPKLQEKLDIYREAGLPVYFGGTLFEAFVARNQFDDYRKLLDRYKMEYAEVSDGSIEMPQDEKCEYIRTLATQVTVLSEVGSKDEAKIIPPYKWIQLMRVELQAGAWKVIGEAREGGTVGLFRSSGEVRQGLVEEILTQIPSESILWEAPQKEQQVWFVKLLGANVNLGNIAPHEVIPLETIRLGLRGDTFSHFLNQL from the coding sequence ATGAATTATACGCTTACGCAGATTCCCGATCGTACCGCCAAGCCGCGCCAGAGCGGGCTGACCATGGTAATGGACAAGGGATTAAGCCTGCGCGAAGTCGAGGACTTTTTGTCCACCTCCGCTGGCTACTCAGACATCATCAAATTGGGCTGGGCAACCTCTTTTGTTACCCCCAAACTTCAGGAGAAACTTGATATTTATCGGGAAGCGGGCCTGCCGGTCTACTTTGGCGGAACGCTCTTCGAAGCGTTCGTTGCCCGTAATCAGTTCGACGACTACCGGAAGCTGCTGGACCGGTATAAAATGGAGTACGCTGAAGTATCAGATGGTTCCATTGAAATGCCGCAGGACGAGAAGTGCGAATATATTCGGACACTGGCTACGCAGGTGACGGTTCTGTCGGAAGTTGGCTCCAAAGATGAAGCCAAGATTATTCCGCCCTACAAATGGATTCAGCTAATGAGGGTTGAACTTCAGGCCGGTGCCTGGAAAGTGATCGGAGAGGCTCGCGAAGGCGGGACTGTCGGGCTGTTCCGGTCGAGTGGCGAGGTACGGCAGGGACTGGTCGAAGAGATTCTGACGCAGATTCCGTCCGAGAGCATTTTGTGGGAAGCTCCGCAGAAAGAACAACAGGTATGGTTTGTTAAGCTTCTGGGCGCTAATGTCAATCTCGGCAACATCGCTCCTCACGAAGTTATTCCGCTGGAGACGATCCGTCTGGGATTGCGTGGGGATACATTCAGTCATTTTTTAAACCAGCTTTAG
- a CDS encoding PaaI family thioesterase — translation MDNLINPRLDFFRSQIGKDMSGSISPFGRWLKGTIRAADYGRLVVEYTIREELTNPAGVLHGGAAAGILDDLVGATVFTLGRDYAYTSVNLNIDFLHAARLGDIVTATAEIIRAGKNIVHGEGRIVAADGKLIAKCATNLIQTSVKLPV, via the coding sequence ATGGACAATTTGATAAACCCTCGTCTTGATTTCTTTCGCTCACAGATCGGTAAGGATATGAGTGGCAGCATTTCACCCTTTGGCCGCTGGCTGAAAGGAACAATCCGGGCCGCCGACTATGGCCGGTTGGTCGTTGAGTACACAATTCGTGAAGAATTAACCAATCCGGCGGGTGTGCTGCACGGTGGTGCTGCCGCTGGCATTCTGGACGATCTTGTCGGGGCTACGGTCTTTACGCTCGGTCGTGACTACGCGTACACATCGGTAAACCTGAACATCGATTTTCTCCACGCGGCCCGACTAGGCGACATCGTGACGGCAACGGCGGAAATAATTCGTGCCGGAAAAAATATTGTCCACGGCGAAGGCCGGATCGTGGCTGCCGATGGTAAACTCATTGCCAAATGTGCCACTAATCTAATCCAGACGTCGGTTAAGTTGCCTGTTTAG
- the rplU gene encoding 50S ribosomal protein L21 codes for MYAIVEIAGQQFKIQKGRSIYTHRLEGDVDAALASDKVKILLVDNEGSISIGAPTVAGATVSAKIVEHLKGEKVIVFKKKRRKGYKKKNGHRQYLTKVLIEDITL; via the coding sequence ATGTACGCAATCGTAGAGATCGCAGGGCAGCAATTCAAGATCCAGAAGGGTCGTTCCATCTATACCCACCGGTTAGAGGGCGATGTGGACGCTGCACTTGCCTCCGACAAGGTGAAAATTCTCCTTGTTGACAACGAAGGAAGCATCTCCATTGGTGCTCCAACTGTCGCAGGAGCGACGGTATCAGCCAAAATCGTTGAACACCTGAAAGGCGAAAAAGTAATCGTCTTCAAGAAAAAACGTCGTAAAGGCTACAAAAAGAAAAATGGTCACCGTCAGTATTTGACCAAAGTTCTAATCGAAGATATAACTCTGTAA
- the rpmA gene encoding 50S ribosomal protein L27 produces MAHKKGVGSSKNGRDSHSKRLGVKLFGGQSAIAGNIIVRQRGTKHHPGKNVGLGKDYTLFALVDGTVKFRPGRSSRSYVDIVPAGPSVVETAPVAEVATA; encoded by the coding sequence ATGGCACACAAGAAAGGTGTAGGTAGTTCCAAAAACGGCCGCGATTCGCACAGCAAACGCCTGGGTGTGAAGTTGTTCGGTGGCCAGTCGGCTATTGCCGGCAACATCATCGTCCGTCAGCGCGGTACGAAACATCACCCCGGTAAAAACGTTGGTCTGGGTAAAGACTACACGTTGTTCGCGCTGGTTGATGGTACCGTAAAGTTCCGTCCCGGCCGTAGCAGCCGTTCATACGTCGATATCGTTCCTGCTGGTCCTTCGGTCGTTGAAACAGCTCCCGTAGCTGAAGTAGCCACCGCCTAG
- a CDS encoding NifU family protein, which translates to MNPTLSRPVSIFTEGSPNPNSMKFVVNFELVPAGLSFDYATPADAIVDGKASPLVVALFGFDFVRRVFISGNFVTITKDDETDWDEVVFETKFFLKDYFGEQKPVFSQRTMDTNSTKLEVDSETVQKIKAVLDQYIKPAVESDGGAISFYSFDEPSGTVKVLLQGSCSGCPSSTLTLKSGIENLLTRLVPEVKLVEAEGV; encoded by the coding sequence ATGAATCCTACACTAAGCCGTCCCGTATCCATATTTACCGAAGGCAGCCCAAACCCGAACTCGATGAAGTTCGTCGTTAATTTCGAACTCGTTCCTGCCGGGTTATCCTTCGATTATGCTACGCCTGCCGATGCCATCGTCGATGGGAAAGCATCACCACTGGTCGTGGCTCTCTTTGGGTTCGACTTTGTGCGTCGGGTATTTATCTCGGGTAATTTCGTGACGATCACCAAAGACGATGAAACGGACTGGGACGAAGTCGTTTTCGAAACCAAGTTCTTTCTGAAAGATTATTTTGGCGAACAGAAGCCTGTCTTCTCGCAGCGGACGATGGACACGAATTCCACGAAACTGGAGGTGGACTCTGAAACGGTTCAGAAAATCAAAGCGGTCCTCGATCAATACATCAAACCAGCCGTTGAGTCAGACGGGGGCGCGATTAGCTTTTACTCATTCGATGAGCCAAGCGGTACGGTAAAAGTCTTGTTGCAAGGCTCTTGCAGTGGCTGCCCTTCATCGACACTAACGCTTAAGTCGGGCATCGAGAATCTGCTGACCCGCTTGGTTCCTGAAGTAAAACTGGTTGAAGCAGAGGGCGTGTAA